CGCTCGCCTACCTTCATGCCCGCTTGGCCATGCTCGACATGCCGACCGCCTTGTTTTACACGGCCGGCCTCGCCGCTTTCTTGCCGGTGCTGAAACAGCCGGCCGCTGCCGGGCGGCGGCGCTACATCGTCCTCGCCTGCGCTTTGGCCGCCTTGGGCACGACGGTCAAAGTCATCGTTGCCGCCCTCTTCCCGCTTTTTTTTCTCGGCCTGATTTTTGTGAGCAGCTCCTTGCCCTTGAGAAAAAGCCTGCCGGTGCTGTTCGGCGCCGCGGCCGCGGCGATCCTCCTCGCTTGGACGGCGAGTTACGGCGTCCTGGGCTTCGGGCCCCCCGAGATTCCCGGCCAAATCGGCCGCATGATCCAAATGCAAAGCACCTTGCACAAGGACTACGCCGGCCTCTCGACTTGGCAGGAATGGTTCCTGGGCCAGGGCTCGCTTTGGTTTCATTCCGAAAAAAACGCCGAAGGCCAGCGCTTCGCCGCCCTTTGCACCAACAACCCCTTGCTCTGGATTCCCGGCGGCTTGGCGATCCTCGGCCTGCTCGTCCAAGGGCTGCGCGGCGATTCGGTGGCCGCCTATCTCGGCTTCGCCGTTCCCCTGCAAATCGTGCTTTGGCTTTTGCTGAAGAGCCAATGGATCCTGAGCTATGGATTGCCGATGGAGCCGGTCTTCTGCCTCGCGATTCCCTGCCTGCTCGGCGCCTTGTTCCGAGCCAAGGGACGCCGATTCGCGGCGGTCTGGGGATTCTGCCTGGCCGCGGCGGCTGGATTTTACTTCTTCAAGGTTCACGCCCAGGTCTTCGGCTACTTCCAGTCCTGACGGGCCTTGGCGCCGGAGCGGGTCTAAAGCCCCTTGCTACGAGCCATCTGATGGAATAGAAATTCCGACCTATGATTCTGGGTAAAAAAATCGCGGTCGTGATGCCCGCCTACAATGCCGAGTTCACCCTCCGCCGCACTTTTGAGGAGATCCCCAAGGAAATCGTCGACGACGTTATCTTGGTCGACGACGCCAGCGGCGACCGGACGGTCGAGGTGGCAAAGGAGCTCGGCCTGCACCACCTCGTCCACCCCAAGAACCGGGGCTACGGCGGAAACCAAAAAACCTGCTACGCCGAAGCCCTCAGCCGCGGCGCCGACATCGTGATCATGATGCACCCCGATTACCAGTACACGCCCAAGCTGATCGCGGCCATGGCCGGGATGATCGCCAGCGGCGTCTACGACGTCGTCCTGGCCTCGCGGATCTTGGGCCGGGGCGCCTTGAAGGGCGGCATGCCGCGCTACAAATACGTCTTCAACCGCTTCCTGACGGCTTTTCAGAATCTCCTGATGCGGCAGAAGCTGAGCGAATATCACACCGGCTATCGGGCCTTCTCCCGCGAAGTCCTCGAGCAGCTGCCCTTGGAGCGAAATTCCGACGACTTCATCTTCGACAACCAGATGCTGGCTCAGATTTTCTTTCAGGGATTCCGAGTCGGCGAGATCAGCTGTCCGACCCACTACAGCGAGGACAGCTCTTCGATCAATTTCGGGCGAAGCGTGACCTACGGCCTGGGCGTCCTGAAGGTCTCGCTGCTCTACGCCGCCCAAAAAATCGGCTTGGCGAAGTCGGCCATCTTCCAAAGCCGGCCGGCCGGCTCGGCGCCCCAATCTTCCCAAAATATCCGTTGCAATAATCGAAGCTTGCCATAAAGCCTCGTATCGCATGGCCTTCCTCCGGAAACACGCCGATCTCTTCGTCTGTCTGGGCTTGGGGCTTTTCAGCCTCGCGATCACCTTGCCTTTTTTGGGCCACGCCTTTCACATCGACGAGGCGCTCTTTCTCCGCATCGCCCGGCAAATCCAAGAGCATCCCCTTCAGCCCTACGACTTCCATTACCTCTGGAATTCTTTCCACGAGCCGATGCGCCAAATCGCGGCTTTTCCGCCCTTGTTCCCCTATTACTTGGCCGCGGTGGGCTGGCCCTCACGCTTTCCCTCGGAATGGCTGATCCACCTGAGCCTGGTGCCCTTCGCGATGGCCGCCCTGATCTCGATCTATTTTCTGGGCCAGCGCTTCGGGCTTTCAAGGCTCGATTCCCTTCTCGCCACCATGATCATCGGCACTTCGCCGGCTTTCGTGGTGTCGGCCAACATGGCGATGCCGGACGTCGCCGCCATGTCGCTGGCTTTAGGCGCCCTGCTCGTCTCGATTCGAGGTTGGAAAAAAGATCGCATCGCCGACCTAATCGCCGGCGGCCTGCTGCTCGCCGCCGCGGTGCTCATGCGCTACAATGCGGCGCCCTTGGTTTTGGTATATCTCTTATTGGGGCTGAGCTTCACCGCCACCCTGTGGAAGGCGGCGCTGCCTTCCATGATTTGTCTGGCCGGAGGGCTGGCCTGGCTCTTCATCAGCGGCATGGGCGGCGGCTCTTCCCATGCCAGCGAAGTGCTCTCCATTTTCGCGAAAACCGAGGGCTGGGAAAGCCGCCTGTGGAGCACCGGGATTCATTTGACGCTCTCGACCTTCCTGCCCCTGCTGGCCCTGCCCTGGCTGGGCCGCCGGAAAGCTTTCTGGGCGATGCTGCTGACTTTTCTGACCTTGGATTTCGCGATTTACGGCTCCTCCGGCATCAAGCGCTTCGCCTTCTTTCCCGACTCGCTCTGGTTCGCGGCCGGAGCGGCCTTGCTCCTCTTCGTCGGGCTCTTCCTGGCTTCCAATCTGGCCAAAGTCGATTGCCTCGGCTGGAGCAAGAAGCGGGAGGGCGACGAGCTGGCATACGAGCTTCGAGTCAAAACCGGGCCCCAGCTCGTCGGGAATCTCGCGCTGCGGAATTCGGCCCTGGCCCTCTGGGTTCTGCTCCTGCTGGCGGTGCCGATCATCTACGTCCACTTCGCCTCGAAATATCTCTTACTGGCTCAGCCGGCCCTGGCCTTGATGATCTTTTCGTATGTCAGCTCGACTTGGCTGCGCCGGATCGCCGCCTTCAGCCTGCTGCCGCTGCTGGCGCTGAGCTTGAGCGTGGCTTGGGCCGACTTCAGCTTCGCCGACCTCTACCGCCGGGAGGCCGAACGGGTTTACCGCACCGACCTTCGGGCGGCGCTGACC
This sequence is a window from bacterium. Protein-coding genes within it:
- a CDS encoding glycosyltransferase family 39 protein, whose translation is MAFLRKHADLFVCLGLGLFSLAITLPFLGHAFHIDEALFLRIARQIQEHPLQPYDFHYLWNSFHEPMRQIAAFPPLFPYYLAAVGWPSRFPSEWLIHLSLVPFAMAALISIYFLGQRFGLSRLDSLLATMIIGTSPAFVVSANMAMPDVAAMSLALGALLVSIRGWKKDRIADLIAGGLLLAAAVLMRYNAAPLVLVYLLLGLSFTATLWKAALPSMICLAGGLAWLFISGMGGGSSHASEVLSIFAKTEGWESRLWSTGIHLTLSTFLPLLALPWLGRRKAFWAMLLTFLTLDFAIYGSSGIKRFAFFPDSLWFAAGAALLLFVGLFLASNLAKVDCLGWSKKREGDELAYELRVKTGPQLVGNLALRNSALALWVLLLLAVPIIYVHFASKYLLLAQPALALMIFSYVSSTWLRRIAAFSLLPLLALSLSVAWADFSFADLYRREAERVYRTDLRAALTQKFSPERAVWFTGHWGWQYYMEKWGGLPLPLVAAREWAPLPGDLIVTSSYASAGDIPQSLSGRLELRESWGRNIDLPLRTMNPKARSGFYSNHWGPLPFNFSGQEAERFNYYLVKPETKLAILP
- a CDS encoding glycosyltransferase family 39 protein, coding for MPFYLFRLGFPPIQVWDEAYHVPAARSYLTGDKASYRNPGNPPLGKELIAASIRIFGDRNWAHRLPSALSAAGVGAILFLAAAYLGAWEWGILAVLLWLASPLAYLHARLAMLDMPTALFYTAGLAAFLPVLKQPAAAGRRRYIVLACALAALGTTVKVIVAALFPLFFLGLIFVSSSLPLRKSLPVLFGAAAAAILLAWTASYGVLGFGPPEIPGQIGRMIQMQSTLHKDYAGLSTWQEWFLGQGSLWFHSEKNAEGQRFAALCTNNPLLWIPGGLAILGLLVQGLRGDSVAAYLGFAVPLQIVLWLLLKSQWILSYGLPMEPVFCLAIPCLLGALFRAKGRRFAAVWGFCLAAAAGFYFFKVHAQVFGYFQS
- a CDS encoding glycosyltransferase family 2 protein encodes the protein MILGKKIAVVMPAYNAEFTLRRTFEEIPKEIVDDVILVDDASGDRTVEVAKELGLHHLVHPKNRGYGGNQKTCYAEALSRGADIVIMMHPDYQYTPKLIAAMAGMIASGVYDVVLASRILGRGALKGGMPRYKYVFNRFLTAFQNLLMRQKLSEYHTGYRAFSREVLEQLPLERNSDDFIFDNQMLAQIFFQGFRVGEISCPTHYSEDSSSINFGRSVTYGLGVLKVSLLYAAQKIGLAKSAIFQSRPAGSAPQSSQNIRCNNRSLP